Proteins encoded in a region of the Aquila chrysaetos chrysaetos chromosome 25, bAquChr1.4, whole genome shotgun sequence genome:
- the HBZ gene encoding hemoglobin subunit zeta, giving the protein MLRSKKLITPESKEASALTLAEIGIASQGDKSLPPPRVGHWSDQWAWTGAKVRSPLPLYNQGCQSDESKPALSVHCKEPEPAPSCTMTLTQAEKAAVVTIWAKVATQADAIGAESLERLFSSYPQTKTYFPHFDLSQGSVQLRGHGSKVMNAIGEAVKHVDDIRAALAKLSELHAYILRVDPVNFKLLSHCILCSVAARYPSDFTPEVHAAWDKFLSSISSVLTEKYR; this is encoded by the exons ATGTTAAGAAGCAAGAAGCTGATAACGCCAGAAAGCAAGGAGGCCAGTGCGCTGACCCTTGCCGAAATAGGCATTGCTTCACAGGGAGATAAGAGTCTCCCACCTCCACGGGTGGGCCACTGGAGTGACCAATGGGCGTGGACAGGCGCCAAGGTCCgctctccccttcctctttaTAACCAGGGCTGTCAGAGCGATGAGTCCAAACCTGCTCTGAGCGTTCACTGCAAGGAGCCAGAGCCTGCACCCTCCTGCACGATGACGCTGACTCAAGCCGAGAAGGCCGCCGTGGTCACCATCTGGGCAAAGGTGGCTACCCAAGCCGATGCCATTGGGGCAGAATCACTGGAGAG GCTTTTCTCCAGCTACCCCCAGACGAAAACCTACTTCCCTCACTTTGATCTCAGCCAAGGCTCAGTTCAACTTCGTGGTCATGGCTCTAAGGTCATGAATGCCATCGGGGAAGCTGTGAAGCACGTTGATGACATTAGAGCCGCTTTGGCTAAACTCAGTGAGCTGCATGCTTACATCCTCAGGGTGGACCCGGTGAACTTCAAG CTGCTTTCCCACTGTATCCTGTGTTCCGTGGCTGCCCGCTATCCCAGTGACTTCACCCCAGAAGTTCATGCTGCGTGGGACAAGTTCCTGTCCAGTATTTCCTCTGTTCTGACTGAGAAGTACAGATAA
- the LOC115335825 gene encoding hemoglobin subunit alpha-A — translation MVLSANDKTNVKNVFTKISGHAEDYGAEALERMFTTYPPTKTYFPHFDLHHGSAQIKAHGKKVVGALIEAVNHIDDMAGALSKLSDLHAQKLRVDPVNFKLLGQCFLVVVAIHHPSVLTPEVHASLDKFLCAVGNVLTAKYR, via the exons ATGGTGCTGTCCGCCAACGACAAGACCAACGTGAAGAACGTCTTCACCAAAATCAGCGGCCATGCCGAGGACTACGGCGCCGAGGCCCTGGAGAG GATGTTCACCACCTACCCCCCAACCAAGACCTACTTCCCCCACTTCGACCTGCACCACGGCTCCGCTCAGATCAAGGCACACGGCAAGAAGGTCGTGGGTGCGCTGATCGAGGCCGTCAACCACATCGACGACATGGCGGGCGCTCTCTCCAAGCTCAGCGACCTCCACGCCCAAAAGCTCCGCGTGGACCCCGTCAACTTCAAA cTGCTGGGCCAATGCTTCCTGGTGGTGGTGGCCATCCACCACCCCTCTGTCCTGACCCCGGAGGTCCACGCTTCCCTGGACAAGTTCCTGTGCGCCGTGGGCAACGTGCTGACTGCCAAGTACCGTTAA
- the LOC115335915 gene encoding hemoglobin subunit alpha-D, giving the protein MLTADDKKLIQAIWDKVQGHQEDFGAEALQRMFITYPPTKTYFPHFDLSPGSDQIRGHGKKVVNALGNAVKNMDNLSQALSELSNLHAYNLRVDPVNFKLLSQCFQVVLAVHLGKEYTPEVHSAFDKFLSAVAAVLAEKYR; this is encoded by the exons ATGCTGACCGCCGACGACAAGAAGCTGATCCAGGCCATCTGGGATAAGGTGCAAGGCCACCAGGAGGACTTCGGAGCCGAGGCCCTGCAGAG GATGTTCATCACCTACCCCCCGACCAAGACCTACTTCCCCCACTTCGACCTGAGCCCCGGCTCCGACCAGATCCGCGGCCACGGCAAGAAGGTGGTGAACGCCTTGGGCAACGCCGTCAAGAACATGGACAACCTCAGCCAGGCCCTGTCCGAGCTCAGCAACCTGCACGCCTACAACCTGCGTGTCGACCCCGTCAACTTCAAG CTGCTGTCGCAGTGCTTCCAGGTGGTGCTGGCTGTGCACCTGGGCAAAGAATACACCCCCGAGGTGCACTCTGCCTTCGACAAGTTCCTGTCAGCTGTGGCTGCCGTGCTGGCTGAGAAGTACAGATGA